The following DNA comes from Flammeovirga agarivorans.
CTGGAGCCTTGCCGCCAGCTATATCTGGGATATTCACACCTTTAAGGTCGCTTACCAGCAAAGCAGCGGCAGCACCGGCTACCATTATGGCGGCTACCAGAACCAGGGCGGCGTCGGCGATGGCGGCAACACCATCTGGCTGGCTAACTCCTACTGGTCAGTTTTTAACGGCGAGGATGAACGTTCCTGGCAGGCCTCCTATGGCCTGGATTTTGCCGGACTGGGCGTACCGGGCCTGAGCTGGACCACCGCCTACGTTCGCGGGGATAACATTAAAACCGCCGAGACCAGCAACGGTAAAGAACACGAATGGTTCAACCAGGTGCAGTACCAGGTGCAAAACGG
Coding sequences within:
- a CDS encoding OprD family outer membrane porin, with translation WSLAASYIWDIHTFKVAYQQSSGSTGYHYGGYQNQGGVGDGGNTIWLANSYWSVFNGEDERSWQASYGLDFAGLGVPGLSWTTAYVRGDNIKTAETSNGKEHEWFNQVQYQVQNGMAKDLKLRLRYSVLRVSSNASDYNVSGNEVRFYVEYPFDVF